One Oncorhynchus kisutch isolate 150728-3 linkage group LG13, Okis_V2, whole genome shotgun sequence DNA window includes the following coding sequences:
- the onecutl gene encoding hepatocyte nuclear factor 6, producing MDGSLGEMSVQIHSELHSQDGRAMLHSRDLSAAFPRPSLGGHSMSLEHEHRPPGFDHSMSALGYGGDAPSSCGSTYTTLTPLQPFDDKFHHHHHHHHPCLPVSNVIGSFTLMREDRGLGGNFYNPYGKDLGMTQSLSPPSTGSGLGTPMHGYGSLGNSPNGNGGQMLPSGYEVHGGNIFCRTADFGREMSPSGLGGDSSVSHQLNKMEAHQHAPSHHPHIYSQHYQHHHSSHQSSKAGELSHSSSSSPSGEGMLPSSQGGGGGGAGEEIDTRDVAQRIITELKRYSIPQAIFAERVLCRSQGTLSDLLRNPKPWGKLKSGRETFKRMSRWLQEPEFQRMASLRLEACKRKEQEQSKLERNQGPKRTRLVFTDLQRRTLLAIFRENHRPAKDLQVTISQQLGLELSTVSNFFMNARRRNVNKWAEEGRPSSTGSSGSSVSSSAVSCSTA from the exons atggatggaAGCCTAGGGGAGATGTCTGTCCAAATCCACTCTGAGCTCCACAGTCAGGATGGCAGAGCGATGCTGCATTCACGGGACCTTTCAGCTGCTTTCCCCAGGCCCTCCCTTGGGGGGCACTCCATGTCCCTGGAGCATGAGCACCGACCTCCAGGTTTCGACCACTCCATGTCAGCCCTGGGCTATGGAGGAGATGCTCCATCTAGCTGTGGCAGCACGTACACCACACTAACCCCCCTGCAGCCCTTCGATGACAAAtttcaccaccaccatcaccaccaccatccctgCCTGCCGGTCAGCAATGTCATCGGGAGCTTTACTCTCATGCGTGAGGACAGAGGCTTGGGTGGCAACTTCTACAACCCTTACGGCAAAGATCTGGGGATGACACAGAGCCTTTCGCCACCTTCTACAGGCTCTGGCTTGGGGACACCCATGCACGGTTATGGGAGCCTGGGAAACAGCCCCAACGGCAATGGTGGCCAGATGCTTCCAAGTGGTTACGAGGTCCATGGGGGCAACATCTTCTGCAGGACGGCGGACTTCGGCAGGGAGATGTCCCCTTCAGGGCTGGGCGGCGACTCGTCGGTCAGCCATCAGCTGAACAAGATGGAGGCTCACCAACACGCGCCCAGCCACCATCCTCACATCTACAGCCAgcactaccaacaccaccactccaGCCATCAGTCCTCAAAGGCCGGGGAGCTCTCTCACTCCTCATCCTCTTCGCCCAGCGGTGAGGGCATGCTGCCCAGCTCCCAGGGCGGTGGAGGTGGAGGGGCTGGAGAGGAGATCGACACCAGGGATGTGGCCCAGAGGATCATCACTGAGCTGAAGAGGTACAGCATCCCCCAGGCCATATTTGCAGAGAGGGTGCTGTGTAGGTCACAGGGCACTCTGTCTGACCTCCTAAGGAACCCCAAGCCCTGGGGCAAGCTCAAGTCTGGTCGCGAGACCTTCAAGAGGATGTCCCGCTGGCTGCAGGAGCCCGAGTTTCAAAGGATGGCCTCACTGCGGCTGGAAG CTTGCAAGCGGAAGGAGCAGGAGCAGAGTAAACTGGAGCGCAACCAGGGCCCCAAGCGCACCAGGCTGGTGTTCACAGACCTCCAGAGGCGTACCCTATTGGCCATCTTCCGGGAGAACCACCGGCCAGCCAAGGACCTCCAGGTCACCATCTCCCAGCAGCTGGGCCTGGAGCTCTCCACCGTCAGCAACTTCTTCATGAACGCCCGACGCCGCAACGTCAACAAGTGGGCGGAAGAGGGCCGCCCCTCCTCCACAGGCTCCTCGGGCTCCAGCGTGTCCTCCTCGGCCGTGTCCTGCAGCACGGCCTGA